One Eurosta solidaginis isolate ZX-2024a chromosome 1, ASM4086904v1, whole genome shotgun sequence genomic window, ctcacgggtgtcatcacaggtcattgtgctatcgcaccaatgctcctacgctggcgaataccaacaagctccctctgcataATCTATCAGGGTGAGGAGGAAGagaagtcgatctaccactttctcagccgatgcccggcgcttcaaagaagaaggctcagatttctgggctcacgcttcttccaCAGCCTGGCAAAGGTtaggaaggtggacgtctcgcttcttcttgggttcatcagggaaagcaagtggttcgttgagggaCACTAAGAGGTACTGGGGCTAAACGGATTttccgccaccctgtacttactgggGGCACTCAatatggacaaaaatgtctccgagtggaaccTAGTCCCCAAAAATTCTCGACGATAATATTGCGAAAATAATGCAGAAACGGATCCAAAACATCCCTAAGAAGATCTCGAACACAGTCCCTAAACGGTCCTGAAATGGTCTTAGAAAAATTGAAATAGTATCTAATCTATAAACAGTTCTGAAACGATTGCGAGcacaatcccgaaataatcctgaggTATTCTAAAAGTAGTTTTGAAAATATTCCGTATACGGTTTCGTACTGGCCCAAATAGTATTGACATAATCTCGGGAGTACGGAAGTGTTCCTGTATGTAACCAGAAGACACAATCTTTTAGACTAACATCTATATAAACCATGAACCGCGCATACGTTAGTTGGAACGTTCGATGTCTGGATGAACCAAAGTGGCGACTTAGGAAACCATTTTTAGGGGGATACGGGATACAACTGTTCACTTCACCATAATGTCTAGATCTTGGCCTATGTGCTCAAATACTACTATAATGGTATACTGTAATAGTCAAATTAAAATAGATTTTTACTGGTTTTAACATGCTTATAAATTAAACATCATTTTAAGTCTGTTTTAATCAACTTAGACGCTATTTTATTtgcaaaaaagtattttaaatttaaaatgacgtgAGTGCGATTTATGTCCGGTATTTTAGAGCCAGTTTAAACAACAGTaacggccgcttaagctgagatgagcagcacaATTGTacgttatcgaacaaagtggcaaggttaactCTAATCATAtctaactagagtttaaactcccACTGAAACCCCGGCAATTAAGCTCTTTAAAAGAGATTTTGGGTTGGCGGTCTGTCGTCAAAAGCCTCAAGAAAGTTAACAATTTGCTACTTAAACGCGTAAAACTTTAATGGaagggaaataaataaatatagtttaaacaagtaaggagggctaagttcggatgtaaccgaacgttacatactcagttgagagctatggagacaaagtaagggaaaatcaccatgtaggaaaatgaacctagggtaaccctggaatgtgtttgtatgacatttgtatcaaatggatgtattaaagggtattttaagagggccatggttctataggtggacgccatttagggatatcgccataaaggtggaccagggctgactctagaatgtgtttgtacgatatgggtatcaaattaaaggtattaatgggggttttaaaagggagtggtggtagttgtataggttttcgagatatcgaccaaaatgtgaaccagggtgacccagaccatcatctgtcgggtaccgctaatttatttatatatgtaataccacgaacagtattcctgccaagattccaagggcttttgatctcgccctgcagaactttttcattttattttacttaacatggtaggtgtcatacccattttaccaagtttttttctaaagttatattttgcgtcaataaaccaatccaattaccatgtttcatcccttttttcgcatttggtatagaattatggcattcttttcatttttcgtaattttcgatatcgaaaaagtgggcatggtcatagtcggatttcggccattttgtataccaatacaaagtgagttcaaataattacgtgaactgagtttagtaaagatatatttttgctcaggttatcgtgttaacggccgagcggaaggacagacggccgactgtgtataaaaattgggcgtggcttcaaccgatttcgccctttttcacagaaaaccgttatcgtcctagaatctaagcccctaccaaatttcacaaggattggtaaactttgttcgacttatggcattaaaagcatcctagacaaattaaatgaaaaagggcggagccacgcccatcttgaaaatttcttttatttttgtattttgttgcaccatatcattactggagttgattgttgacataatttacttatatactgtaaagatattaactttttttttttaaatttgcgcctggtcgttctccgatgttgctaatttttattaagcatgtagatagtaataggagtaacgttcctgccaaattttatcatgatatcttcaacgactgccaaattacagcttgcaaaacttctaattaccttcttttaaaagtgggcgctgccacgcccattgtccaaaattttactaattttctattctgcgtcataagttcaactcacctaccaagtttcatcgctttatccgtctttggtaatgaattaaggcactttttcgatttttcgaaattttcgatatcgaaaaagtgggcgtgtttatagtccgatatcgttcattttaaatagcgatctgagatgagtgcccaggaacctacataccaaatttcatcaagataccttaaaattttctcaagttatcgtgttaacggacagacggacggacggacatggcccaatcaaattttttttcgatgccgattattttgatatatggaagtctatatctatctcgattcctttatacctgtacaaccaaacgttatccaatcaaagttaatatactctgtgagttctgcgcaactgagtataaaacactACATATGTACTGACAATAACAGCAGCTTTTTCTAGCTATGTAAATAGTTTCATAACGGCGGAACCATACATGTGGTGAATGGAGATCAGGtatttttttagctgctttgaaaTTTGTACTTCTGGCATATTACGTTTTTAACACTAaaccagaaaacaaaaaaaaaacgaagtacatggaaggCGTGTGTTTCTTTGTATGtattagagctgcaaaagtatcgatattaggcttactcgatattttcgatatttaagagggagggtatcgatatatcgcgatatatatcgaatttttttttatagtgaaaagcgcttactcaatttaaatacaatatctgGTATATATCagatatttatgtaaatacaatatgtacatgtatatatgtacatatataatattgtcctcataacttcgaaacgatcataaaacacaatctgcaaagttgtccgcgatggtagcttatacaaCGAAATGAGGGTATATGCAAAGTTACATAACCCTTTGTAatccactatgggaaaaggtcgaacgtctgcggtgactaaaccctagtagggtgctgtcaaaagcctttttacgtgatgatggaCCTTCGTATGTTTTTTTCATGTAAAAATCAATCTTCTTTGGCGAGCTATGTGATTCTtaatttgcagttgtatgcgatcgttctagatgggtaaacaaattggacgtattaccactagttttataacattttttgcagTAGTGGTATTTTGCaaaagtattactgattttgtcaaaatggatgCAAATGctagctttttggcaacacaattttcttcgtccaactcaatgatgtcttctgttgcgtatatattagactgggtcgtaaaaaaaagttgctaatgtccgcatGATGTTGAGggggtttcggaaaaaaaaatttttttttttttggtccttcgaaatacagccgaaaagggattttcgttgtaacttgattatttgacgtccgatttttaaaattgatatgtcattatatTGGttttgagaagcttcacatttccgtacttaaaatttcaagaaaatgttgctttgaaaccatattactaaaataataaacaaagaacttatagaactttcaatatttattgcaactgttattttatcggtgtatgcatatgaaaccggtattttttattaaaaaaaaaacacatttatttcaagagaatGGTAACGAATATTTTATTCAAAGTAAGCGACCTCGCTAGCTACATATTTTGATCACCACTCAGGCAATTTATGGATACCTTGCCGAAAAAAGTCTGCGTTTTTTGAAGCAAACCAGTCATCGACCCATTTTCTAACATTTTCGTAAGAAGTGAAGCGCTGTTCGCTAAGTGCGTGCCCCATCGATGCATATAAGTCAAAATCACTTTGTCATGCCTAATTTCATATTCTGGGCATTTTTGGCGCAGGGCACGGTCCAAGTTAGCAAATTGGTGTTGGTAGCGTTTACCATTAACAGTTTCGCCTGGTTTTAGAAGCTCATACCAGATTACACACGCTGATCCCAGAAAACACAGAACGTTGTCTTTTTTCCAAAGCGATTTGGTCTTGGGGACGATTGTGCTGGTTCGCCAAGGTTCACATACGATCTCTTGCGTTTGGGATTCACGAAATAAATCCACTTTTCATCGCCAGTACCGACCGATGCAAAAacaactttcttttttttttttatctaataatttgggaaaaatttaaacaaggtgacatcaggacggacaaggagacagctgtttcgattataccttgtaaatctcttcaaagccttttctcccttcTCTTTTTTGTCTGGCGAGCAGTATTTCACATGTTGTTTTCAGGTTTTCCTGCTGTCTGTCGTTCAGCTCATGTGGCACCCATGTTCCAGTTTTCATTATCTTTCGCTTGGATTTCAAACGTCTGGAAATGATTGTCTGGTACATGTTTGGTTGTTCTGCGAGCTGTTTTTGCGTCTGACTACCGGCTTCATCCAGCAAAGCCGGCAACTCGACGTCCTCGAATAATTTCGGTGGTTTGCCGCGGTCAGCGTTTCTCACATCAAAATTACCACCTTCAAACTTGTTGAACCACTCATTATACTGCATACGACCAAGAGCTCTCCGTAAACTTCgacaattttgttagctgacctagtcatgtgaaaacgacttcatagcttaaaaggacatttaacggaaatgtgaagcttctcaaggccaaaataattacatatcaattttaaaattcgGTCGTCAAATAATCAAGTTACAACCTTTTCGGCTGTAGtgcgaaggatcaaaaaaaattttaaaaagtgtttccgaaaccctctcaacataatctttaaatttaggggcggacattagcaacttcttttttgtatggggaccaacccagtctagtatatatctacatatacgaatacaagtacatatatatgtctatataatatgaaaaaataacgtacttttcacattgaacttttgtaagaatttttcaatattcagagccaccaacttgttaggtcATCTGAAATAAACtcaaatctgacataatgtatgtaattttatttattcatgttttatttgtcttaccaaagttttagacgctggtaattctgTCGCTCGAAAAACGTATAAGAAATGGGAAtacagtactcgatatttagaaaaaaacatcgataatcgcactatgaacctagtactcgatgtatcgatatttatatcgatacttttgtaGCTCTACTACCTAGCGTTTTATTTCCACAAGCTTCCAAAAAAAGCGGCTTCCATTGATATAATGAGAGATGACGCAACTTGAAGCCATCAATGTGGATTATAAGCCCATTAATTCTTACCGGTTTGGTCGGTCTAGACTATACACAAAAATCAAAGGGTCctaaattatatatgtacgtgaaaaGAAATTTCAGAAAAGTGTATCGTAACAAGCATACGACCATTGATACAACATACTTATTTTATGCAAATGACACTCGCCCTTTGACACAATCAACTACagcccttgtctaaaaagatggaccgctaattatctgaatggtcggcagacgtcggttcaatttaggaacgaagtTTCTAAACCCAGACAAATTAAACAGGGGATtccacaggatggtgtcctatccccatttctgtttagtttctacatatcaaaactcccccccaccagaaggagtcacaattATTTTCCATGCTGACGACTGCATGATTATGGCTACAGAACCTGGCCCTTctattgatgaattagtttctaaaatgaCCAACTATCTTCCCGATCTTtccggtttcttcacctcgcgcaacttggcattatcaccgatgTCTCAAATATTAGACATACGCGTCGATGGTGCCATACTACgcactgtcagtcacccaaatatCTTAGGGGTAaggttcgataatactctaacattcaaggctcatgccatcgaggttgtttctaaagtacaacatcttaacaaaatcctcaagttgcTTGCTGGCAacacatggggaaaagataaagaaacgttcctaaccacgtacaaagcaattgtccGGCAGCTCATGAGCAACGTATCACCAGTTTGgttgcctggtcttaaaaatCCACACTGAAAAAGGCTAcagacctgtcaaaatgctgcaatcagaaccgGATTCCTCCTTATGAGCCCCGAACACCACATACAgaatgaggccaaagagctcaatattaaagagctgAACAAGCAGTGTTAGCTTAATTGTCATAAACCAGGACATCCCagaaaacaactgcttgatctagcaacGCCACcgcggggattaagggaacatcttcTAAAGCACTGGCCCTacttctttctggatactgtaacaggttaaactcttacttgtccagatatgttctgcatgcgatgtgtccccacatgacaccaaccctcttttcaattgtaatgtggaacgcaTGGGtctaacacctatctccctatgATCCGCCCccgttgaaacagccagtttccttggactcccgttagaggactttgatcaCAATtcgcccattgaatggggcgaagcaatgttaatacaacaacaacaataacatgcttatttaatGCATGCATGAAATTTCTATaaataactttactgctaccaacccgatcatgaaaagctttagtgactttttaagtttagagacggtttttataataattccgaagtcgatatttttatactcagcgtgctttgcacacaactttgattggataacggttggttgtacatgtataaaggaatcgagatagatagagacctccatatatcaaaatcagcagtatcaaaaaaaaatttagggagccatgtccgtccgtccgtccgtccgttaacatagGCGGATCTACCTAATGACTTTTTGGGATTCAGTCCAGGGCTCCGTGGATGCGAAGGGCCCCCAGCcaccaataaaaataaaagacgAATGCCACACCAGACGCACTGATATTATACTACCACAGTCACATTAGACGGCCAGAACCGTTTAAACGGGATTTCCTGATTGGAAACACATAGGAACGTCTTTACAAAATCACGAAAATTCTAATGAACATAAAATTTCTATGTTAGCTTGGCTGACACGAAAAGAAAATAAGTTTGTTGTAGATAAGCAGCTCCAGGATCAGTCAAAGAAAGAAAACAGAGTACTATCATAATGTCATGAAACGGGTTATTGCAGTGATACAATTTTTGAGCATAAGGGGCTTAGTATTTAGAGGTTCCGAAGAAGTATTTGGTTCACTACATAATGGTAATTTCATGGGAGCTCTGGATCTATTGGCAGAGTTTGACCCATTCATTCGGGAACATATTGAACAACGAGAGCTGCGACCGAAATCGGCAATATCGTACTTATCAAAAACAGTATATGAGGAAGTTATTGATATTATGGGCAAACAGATAGTGAAACaaattataaatcaaataaataacgACGACACAAAGTATTATTCAATCGTGATGGATTCAACTCTAGATCTGTCTCACAATGACCAACTTGCTATTGTATTACGATACTGTTTTCAGGGAAATGTATACGAAAGATGTGTCTCGTTCATCAAAATTAGTAGTCATACTggtttatacttatttaatattctacaagactttttagaaaaaaatgggCTGATACTGGATAATTGTAGGGGACAGTCTTATGGCAACGCAGCCAATATGTGACAGTCTTATGGCAACGCAGCCAATATGTCGGGTTAGTACAAAGATGTCCAAgcattaattaaacaaaaacataaaagtgCGGATTATGTACCATGTGCTGCACATTCCCTTGACCTAGATGGTGAAAAATGTGTTAAAGTTGCAAGTTGTTTTCTTTTCATCTACAACCCATAGGTGGGAATTGTTACATCGTGAAATGCAACTAAAATTTATGTTAAAAACTTTAAGCCAAACCAGATGGTCTTGTCATTATGAGGCTGTCAAAGctttaaaaaatcatttttctgaaattatgaaaattttaaaacttttagcgAAAATGAGGACGAGTAAGCTGATTACAGAAAAGAGGCACGAAGTGTGTTTAATAAACTGGCGAAACTATCATTTGCAATTTTGATCACATTTTGGGAAGAAATTTTGGAGAGATTTCATGTAGTAAATAAAGAAATACAGAGCCCTGGCTTAAATATTTGCGAAGGCAAAGAGTTCGTGTAAAACATAAGACAGCATTCAGATCAGAAGCTAAACGAGTACGAAAAGAAAGCTATGAAATTAAGTACTAGTGTGGAAACAAATTACAACGATGTTTACAAGGGTCAAATTACTTCAAAATTTGCCGATAAGTCTACAGCTAAAGTCTCAGTGTGCGGCGCAGAGAAATTTAAAAGAGACACGCTAAACGTTGCATTGGATAAGTTGATTATGGATTTAAATGAAAGGGGTCAAGTCTATGTGACAaccagcaaaaaatttaattttttaatggaTTTGCAGAATAAAAACCAGAAAAGCGTGGATTTGGAAAGTGTAAGCAATACTAGCCGCGTTCTATTCTAAGCGAGTGCGAAAAGAACGCCAAACTCGGTTAAAATTTCCCTGCACGTAGTTAACAACACTGGTAACATTTCAGCTGTCAaaatcatctgttgtttattattgacgttttctttgtttaagcacgaaaattaaaacatttttgtaaattataatatttgttgTGTTTTGAGCACCTATCTTGgcgcctttttttatattttcgttgCAAAACTCGTGAAATTGCAATACAACGTTTTTGAAAACTTACTGGCAATAAATAAGCAAAATActaataaaagaaaagcaaaatgaGTGCTCCGGAAAACTATATGGTAAATTACTAATTAATTAAAGAAATTAGAAAGAAATGAGGTGTAGTAATCTTTCAGATTGAATTTCTTCTCTTGGATGACCAGAGTGAATTGCGTGCCCGTAGGCAGGAAGAAGTTGTCGACGAAATCTTAGATGCTGTTTTCACAGGTTCCAGCTCCTCTGAGGACTCTGACACCGAAAATGAAGATCATGTAAAGTGCGAAAATTTCGAAGCGACTCTTGATGCGATGAATCAGAAAGATTTTAAGATGCACATGAGACTGAAACGTGAAACTGTGGAATACCTTATTAGTAATATCCAATAAATTATTCATATAAGTTTGTAAATACTAAAtcacttaaattatttttccttttagTGAGATATTCCAATTATTCCCCTGATCCATCTAGCGGTGAAAGGCCACCAGTTACGGTCAAAAagtctgtatatatatatatttgctacGTGAGCAACACAGTGACCTTCAGACAACTAGGTAATTTGTTTGGGGTGGCTCAGTCGGCAGCGTGGTCAGTAGTGCAGCGACTTGCTACTTTTTTGGTGTCCATAGCCGGTGAACACATAAAGTGGCCACAAGGGGCTTATTTGCATGAAAATGCAGAACAATTTCGTGAAAAGAAACGTATTCCGGGTGTAATTGGGGCAATCGATTGCACACACATTGCCATTAAGGGGCCAAATAATTGTAAGGAAATGTACTTTAATAGGAAGAAAGCATACAGCATAGTGGTTCAAGCCGTAGtcgattgtaacaaaaaatttattgatgTTACCTGTGGTGAACCAGGATCGCTTCACGATTATAGGGTACTAAGACGATCCAAACTCTTTGAAGACGAGGAAATGTTTCCCAACTCGCATTTCATCATAGGAGATTCCGCGTATCCTTCGAACAAGTGGATAGTATCACCGTTCAAAGACTATGGAAATTTAAATGATGCGCAAAGAAAGTTCAACGAAATACTTTCATCTACACGAATGGTAGTTGAAAACGCATTTGGTTTGTTGAAAGGCAGATTTCGGAGGCTTTTAATGTTTACAGAGCAAATTGACCTTAAGATGATAACTAACATAGTAGTCAGCGTATGCGTTTTGCATAACATTTGCATTTCTTTTGACGACTTGTATGACATGAACGAACAAAGTACAGACACCCTCTTCACTACTGAGGATGAAGGGGATGAATCCGGTATTGATGAAGCACTTGACAGGAGGCAAAACCTTTTCAATTATTTGATACAGAATCACATAATTTAATGTCGTAAGTGGTTagcatgaaaaaaataaatatatacattttactatcatatatattttaaaatttaagatcAAATCAATGTCAACTATGGCTAAAGGCACCAAACGCTTTCGTCAAATACAAATtggttatttattgaaaaaactttgcaCCACAAGCGACGATATCGATGATGATGGTGACGCTGGTACTACCATTAAGAAAGCTCCTATACGTGGCATGGATGTTGACTCCAGTGATTGTATGGTACTATGATTTTGTTAAATATCCGAGAGAAATCGAGACACGACCGTTCACTAGTAATTCATTTATTGTAATCAGCTTTGGCTTATAACTAATACAGAGTTGAAGTTGTGTActaaaagttatcgtgtttgggtTGCCTCTGTTACaaacatcagagttgcattttctcttacaaattcCGCCTCAACCCAAATGCGattcatatttaaaatataaaaaatgtaattctAAAATATAACTCAAACTATGCTAGAATTATCTTTAACaatttacataaatttatatgtttgtcTCCAGATAGGGGCTTCGTAAATATATCTGCGACGTTTTTCGCTGATGGAACGTACTCAATATCGATTTCGTTTTGGACATATTTTTCGCGTATGTAGTGAAACTTTATGTCAATATGCTTGCTACGCTTGTGTGCCATAGGATTTTTGACTGCGAACTGTGCACTTTGGTTGTCGCAAAATATTGTTGATGCTTTAGCGACATACTGCTCAAAACCCATTTCTGTCAATAAACTTCGTAGGAAAGATACTTCCTTTGCTGCGTTGCACATTGCGATGTATTCCGATTTCATGGTGCTAAGAGAAACTACATGCTGCTTCTTAGATTCCCATGCAATCAGCCCATCgcccataaaaatagaataaccaCTGATCGATTTGCGGTCTTGTAAATCTGAAGCCCAGTCAGCATCTGAAAAACAAATTAAGCTTTGATGGTTAGCGTTAAAAGTTATCATACCCTTCGGCTTCTCCTTCAAATAGCGCAATACACGCTTGGCTGCCACGAAATGCTCTTTGTGCGGGTGACTGGTAAACTGTGCCAGCTTCGATACGGTGTATGCTATATCCGGCCGAGAAATTATGGCCAAATATGTCAAACCACCAACAAGTGACATGTACTGCTTGGTGAGAAAACCCGCACAATTTTTGTTACTGCATTTTGCAAGAACCGTGCCTTTACTGTAAGGCGTTGCAACACCTTTACAATCTGCCATATTCCAGCGCTTTAATAACTCGTCGACATAGCGCCCTTGATGGATTGAAATACTTCCACGGAGATCGTCCCTTTCAACCTCCATGCCCAGGTAATAACGAATAGGGCCACGATCGACAGCTTCTAC contains:
- the LOC137243240 gene encoding putative nuclease HARBI1 isoform X1, with amino-acid sequence MSAPENYMIEFLLLDDQSELRARRQEEVVDEILDAVFTGSSSSEDSDTENEDHVKCENFEATLDAMNQKDFKMHMRLKRETVEYLIMRYSNYSPDPSSGERPPVTVKKSVYIYICYVSNTVTFRQLGNLFGVAQSAAWSVVQRLATFLVSIAGEHIKWPQGAYLHENAEQFREKKRIPGVIGAIDCTHIAIKGPNNCKEMYFNRKKAYSIVVQAVVDCNKKFIDVTCGEPGSLHDYRVLRRSKLFEDEEMFPNSHFIIGDSAYPSNKWIVSPFKDYGNLNDAQRKFNEILSSTRMVVENAFGLLKGRFRRLLMFTEQIDLKMITNIVVSVCVLHNICISFDDLYDMNEQSTDTLFTTEDEGDESGIDEALDRRQNLFNYLIQNHII
- the LOC137243240 gene encoding putative nuclease HARBI1 isoform X2; protein product: MSAPENYMSELRARRQEEVVDEILDAVFTGSSSSEDSDTENEDHVKCENFEATLDAMNQKDFKMHMRLKRETVEYLIMRYSNYSPDPSSGERPPVTVKKSVYIYICYVSNTVTFRQLGNLFGVAQSAAWSVVQRLATFLVSIAGEHIKWPQGAYLHENAEQFREKKRIPGVIGAIDCTHIAIKGPNNCKEMYFNRKKAYSIVVQAVVDCNKKFIDVTCGEPGSLHDYRVLRRSKLFEDEEMFPNSHFIIGDSAYPSNKWIVSPFKDYGNLNDAQRKFNEILSSTRMVVENAFGLLKGRFRRLLMFTEQIDLKMITNIVVSVCVLHNICISFDDLYDMNEQSTDTLFTTEDEGDESGIDEALDRRQNLFNYLIQNHII
- the LOC137243240 gene encoding uncharacterized protein isoform X3 → MNQKDFKMHMRLKRETVEYLIMRYSNYSPDPSSGERPPVTVKKSVYIYICYVSNTVTFRQLGNLFGVAQSAAWSVVQRLATFLVSIAGEHIKWPQGAYLHENAEQFREKKRIPGVIGAIDCTHIAIKGPNNCKEMYFNRKKAYSIVVQAVVDCNKKFIDVTCGEPGSLHDYRVLRRSKLFEDEEMFPNSHFIIGDSAYPSNKWIVSPFKDYGNLNDAQRKFNEILSSTRMVVENAFGLLKGRFRRLLMFTEQIDLKMITNIVVSVCVLHNICISFDDLYDMNEQSTDTLFTTEDEGDESGIDEALDRRQNLFNYLIQNHII